From one Nonomuraea polychroma genomic stretch:
- a CDS encoding RidA family protein has protein sequence MAITLVNPKGLPEIDVYRQVSIASGSRLVFIAGQVAWDAEGITVGEGDLAAQVEQCYLNIATALAEVGGSFDDVAKLTVHVVDWTPDKMPSLLEGISRAAAKLEVTPVPPATLLGVAALDVPDHLVEIEAIAILD, from the coding sequence ATGGCCATCACCCTGGTGAACCCCAAAGGATTGCCCGAAATCGATGTCTACCGGCAGGTGTCGATCGCGTCGGGGTCGAGGCTGGTCTTCATCGCCGGGCAGGTCGCCTGGGACGCCGAGGGGATCACGGTCGGCGAAGGCGATCTCGCCGCGCAGGTCGAGCAGTGCTACCTCAACATCGCCACCGCCCTGGCCGAGGTCGGCGGCTCCTTCGACGACGTGGCGAAACTGACCGTCCACGTCGTCGACTGGACCCCCGACAAGATGCCCTCGCTCCTGGAGGGAATCTCGCGGGCGGCCGCGAAGCTGGAGGTCACTCCGGTCCCACCGGCCACGCTGCTGGGCGTTGCAGCACTGGACGTTCCCGACCATCTTGTCGAGATCGAAGCCATCGCGATCCTCGACTGA
- a CDS encoding RidA family protein, translating into MAVALINPDRHVRVPIYHHVAVATGSRQVHIAGQVAWDENGELVAPGDLAGQVAQVYRNVAKALDAAGATFHDVVRFTWYAAGWKRDMYDAFNAGIEQAAREFDITTPPLALIGVDILFEPGILIEAEVTAIIDQGRSTGASVAALA; encoded by the coding sequence ATGGCTGTTGCGCTCATCAACCCTGACAGGCATGTCCGAGTCCCGATCTACCACCACGTCGCGGTGGCGACGGGTAGCAGGCAGGTCCACATCGCGGGACAGGTCGCCTGGGACGAGAACGGCGAGCTCGTGGCACCGGGCGACCTCGCCGGACAGGTTGCCCAGGTCTACCGCAACGTCGCCAAGGCGCTCGACGCGGCAGGGGCGACGTTCCACGACGTCGTCCGCTTTACGTGGTACGCCGCAGGCTGGAAGAGAGACATGTACGACGCCTTCAACGCGGGTATTGAACAGGCGGCCCGCGAATTCGACATCACTACGCCGCCGCTCGCGCTGATCGGGGTCGACATCCTCTTTGAGCCCGGCATTCTCATTGAGGCCGAGGTCACCGCGATCATCGATCAGGGACGGTCGACGGGTGCGTCGGTCGCGGCTTTGGCGTAG
- a CDS encoding helix-turn-helix transcriptional regulator, with the protein MPKTSARLLALLSLLQARRDWPGALLAERLEVSPRTVRRDVDRLRELGYPIVAFKGPDGGYRLDAGTQLPPLLFDDEQAVALAVALQSATTTGAGIEEAAARALATVRQVMPARLRRRIDTLQVTAVDQPATRPNPQVDSSVLMALSAAVHAREVLRFDYTPASPPEADDAGVQTPPRRAQPHHLVTWGGRWYLIAWDLDREDWRTFRADRIIPRTPNGPRFALRELPGGDVAAFLAGRFRGSNGSGDWPCRGEVILGLPAATVSRYTRDGVVEELGPKRCRLLLGSWSWPGLAAAIGRFDTDIEVVGPSELKRAFAHLARRYAKAATDAPVDRP; encoded by the coding sequence ATGCCGAAGACATCAGCGCGACTGCTGGCGCTGCTCTCGCTGCTCCAGGCGCGACGGGACTGGCCCGGGGCGCTACTGGCCGAGCGGCTGGAGGTCAGCCCGCGCACCGTGCGCCGCGATGTCGACCGCCTGCGCGAGCTCGGCTACCCCATCGTGGCATTCAAAGGGCCCGACGGCGGGTACCGGCTGGACGCCGGCACGCAGCTGCCCCCGTTGCTGTTCGACGATGAGCAGGCCGTCGCGCTGGCCGTCGCCCTCCAGAGCGCCACCACCACCGGCGCCGGCATCGAGGAGGCCGCGGCGCGTGCGCTGGCCACCGTCCGGCAGGTCATGCCGGCACGGCTGCGCCGCCGCATCGACACCCTCCAGGTCACCGCCGTCGATCAGCCCGCGACCCGACCGAACCCACAGGTCGACAGCAGCGTGCTGATGGCACTCAGCGCCGCCGTACACGCCCGCGAAGTGCTGCGCTTCGACTACACCCCCGCCTCCCCACCAGAGGCGGACGACGCCGGCGTGCAGACCCCGCCTCGCCGGGCGCAGCCCCACCACCTCGTTACCTGGGGCGGGCGCTGGTACCTCATTGCCTGGGACCTCGACCGCGAGGACTGGCGCACCTTCCGCGCCGACCGGATCATCCCGCGCACCCCCAACGGGCCCCGCTTCGCCCTGCGCGAGCTGCCCGGAGGCGACGTGGCCGCCTTCCTGGCCGGCAGGTTCCGGGGCTCCAACGGCTCTGGCGACTGGCCCTGCCGCGGCGAGGTGATCCTCGGCCTCCCCGCGGCCACCGTGTCCCGCTACACCCGCGACGGAGTCGTCGAGGAACTCGGGCCGAAGCGCTGCCGACTCCTCCTGGGCTCCTGGTCATGGCCTGGCCTGGCCGCCGCCATCGGCAGGTTCGACACCGACATCGAGGTGGTCGGGCCGTCCGAGCTCAAGCGCGCCTTCGCGCACCTGGCCCGCCGCTACGCCAAAGCCGCGACCGACGCACCCGTCGACCGTCCCTGA
- a CDS encoding DinB family protein: MTISTGTAASSTLDAERADLLDQLAAARSALLTTVRGLSDEQAGERPTVSALCLGGLVKHVASMEEAWLRFVVEGPSAMRYDLPEGVSWADIAAGTAREYPQWAIDHQNGFQVLPGETLTGILEHYERVAARTAEIIAAVPDLSATRPLPEAPWHEPGAVRSVRRVLTHLIAETAQHAGHADILRETLDGQKSS; the protein is encoded by the coding sequence ATGACCATCAGCACTGGCACCGCGGCATCCTCGACCCTCGACGCCGAGCGGGCCGACCTGCTCGACCAGCTCGCGGCCGCGCGGTCCGCCCTGCTCACCACCGTACGCGGGCTCAGCGACGAGCAGGCGGGCGAACGCCCGACGGTCAGCGCGCTGTGTCTGGGCGGTCTGGTCAAGCACGTCGCGTCGATGGAGGAGGCCTGGCTGAGGTTCGTGGTCGAGGGCCCGTCGGCCATGCGCTACGACCTGCCCGAGGGAGTGAGCTGGGCGGACATCGCGGCGGGCACCGCCCGTGAGTACCCCCAGTGGGCGATCGACCACCAGAACGGCTTCCAGGTGCTGCCCGGCGAGACGCTGACCGGCATCCTCGAGCACTACGAGCGGGTCGCCGCCCGGACCGCGGAGATCATCGCGGCCGTCCCCGACCTTTCAGCCACCCGCCCCCTGCCGGAGGCGCCGTGGCACGAGCCGGGAGCGGTGCGCAGCGTACGACGCGTGCTGACGCACCTCATCGCCGAGACCGCCCAGCACGCCGGGCACGCCGACATCCTGCGGGAGACGCTCGACGGGCAGAAGTCGAGCTGA
- a CDS encoding GAF domain-containing protein — protein MSLPSAFRLVTPIDEEAPRRAARLQELGIREEPDPEFDEFARSLAHELEAPFAMVNIIGPERQYFAGLYPSSRDRGVDAERDPFRTMACDHGYCMYVVTRKHAMALDEVMDYHLFANNPVVDEIGIRAYLGAPLIDGTETLGTICVVDTKPHEWGTEGVAFIKARAAELVERIHQRARLLKRPG, from the coding sequence ATGAGCCTTCCCTCCGCCTTCCGCCTAGTGACTCCCATAGATGAGGAAGCGCCCCGCCGGGCTGCCCGGCTCCAGGAGTTGGGCATCAGGGAGGAGCCTGACCCGGAGTTCGACGAGTTCGCCCGCTCCTTGGCCCACGAGCTAGAGGCGCCGTTCGCCATGGTCAACATCATCGGCCCGGAACGGCAGTATTTTGCCGGCTTGTATCCTTCCTCGCGCGACCGGGGCGTCGACGCCGAGCGGGATCCGTTCCGGACAATGGCCTGCGACCACGGCTACTGCATGTACGTGGTGACCAGGAAACATGCGATGGCGTTGGACGAAGTGATGGACTATCACCTCTTCGCCAACAATCCGGTGGTGGACGAGATCGGGATTCGCGCCTACCTGGGCGCTCCGTTGATCGACGGGACGGAGACTCTGGGCACCATCTGCGTCGTGGACACCAAGCCCCACGAATGGGGCACCGAGGGGGTCGCGTTCATCAAGGCCCGGGCCGCAGAGCTTGTGGAGAGGATCCATCAGCGGGCTCGTCTGCTGAAGAGGCCGGGATAA
- a CDS encoding sensor histidine kinase → MTVLIVAGPSSPQAWPTLAVIAGGAVAIMLVGIVVADKATQRERRISDRSASRLRDLESRLGDLGSLVSRDRQELQGLAERIAAGEVPARRDVDFRPIATGDPITHLAHEFQKAQNEARNAVINAASRKPSDRPAQRVEVFVNLALRMQSLSHRAMRGLDELENQVEDPELLKGLFRVDHLTTRLRRQAESLAVVGGAVSRRQWSRPVSAYEILRSAIAEVEHFSRVKVVPPVEGALDGGAAADIIHLLAELVENATKFSPPHTQVLLRAEAVTAGLAIEIEDRGLGIPRETQRRLNDLLTAPERVNVDELVQDGRIGLLVVSALSRRHKVVVRLQSNIYGGTQTIVVIPNELISSESRETGVRQATSPEPAEPTPAPSASEPGSLFTPMPSSGSRQDTPVVSHHDAGSRPADPSEAWRKQTAGAPARQTEKRTDLSPPRGTGRRPELPKRRPQANMAPELLNTPATLDDDTDLDLDHGLMASFMKGMRSGQDEDTKDGTGNTGL, encoded by the coding sequence GTGACGGTGCTGATCGTGGCGGGACCCTCGTCGCCGCAGGCTTGGCCGACACTGGCCGTCATTGCGGGGGGAGCGGTGGCCATCATGTTGGTCGGGATCGTGGTGGCGGACAAGGCGACTCAGCGGGAGCGTCGGATATCCGATCGTTCGGCATCCCGCCTCAGGGACTTGGAGTCGCGGCTCGGCGACCTGGGGTCCTTGGTGTCCCGTGACCGGCAAGAACTGCAAGGCCTGGCAGAGCGGATCGCGGCCGGCGAGGTTCCCGCACGACGCGACGTCGACTTCCGGCCTATAGCGACCGGCGACCCCATCACGCACCTTGCGCATGAATTCCAGAAAGCTCAGAACGAGGCCCGGAACGCTGTGATCAACGCGGCGAGCCGGAAACCCAGTGACCGCCCCGCGCAGCGAGTCGAGGTCTTCGTCAACCTTGCCCTGCGAATGCAGTCACTGTCTCATCGGGCGATGAGGGGACTCGACGAGCTGGAGAACCAGGTCGAGGATCCGGAACTGCTCAAGGGCCTGTTCAGGGTCGATCACCTCACTACCCGCCTGCGCCGACAGGCCGAGAGCCTCGCTGTGGTCGGTGGAGCCGTCTCTCGGCGCCAGTGGAGCAGGCCGGTATCCGCGTACGAGATTCTGCGCTCTGCCATCGCCGAGGTCGAGCACTTCAGCCGGGTCAAAGTGGTGCCGCCGGTCGAGGGGGCACTGGACGGCGGCGCGGCCGCGGACATCATCCATCTGCTCGCCGAGCTTGTCGAGAACGCCACCAAGTTCTCGCCGCCGCACACGCAGGTGCTCCTCCGCGCAGAAGCCGTAACAGCCGGCTTGGCCATCGAGATCGAGGACCGCGGCCTCGGCATTCCCCGAGAAACCCAGCGTCGGCTGAACGACCTTCTCACCGCTCCGGAACGAGTCAACGTCGACGAACTGGTGCAGGACGGCCGTATCGGACTGCTCGTGGTATCCGCGCTCTCACGTCGGCACAAAGTCGTTGTCAGGCTGCAGAGCAACATCTACGGCGGCACCCAGACCATCGTCGTGATCCCGAATGAGTTGATCAGTTCAGAATCGCGGGAGACCGGCGTACGACAGGCGACATCACCCGAGCCCGCCGAACCCACGCCTGCCCCGTCGGCCAGTGAGCCAGGCTCGCTTTTCACGCCGATGCCCTCCTCCGGTTCCAGACAGGACACCCCAGTGGTGAGCCACCACGATGCCGGTTCCCGCCCTGCTGACCCGTCCGAGGCTTGGAGGAAGCAGACCGCCGGCGCGCCGGCCCGGCAAACGGAGAAGCGGACCGACCTCAGTCCTCCAAGAGGTACCGGCCGACGTCCGGAACTGCCGAAACGTCGCCCTCAGGCGAACATGGCGCCCGAGCTTCTCAACACTCCCGCGACACTGGATGACGACACGGACCTCGACCTCGATCACGGGCTGATGGCGTCATTCATGAAGGGGATGCGCAGTGGCCAGGACGAAGACACGAAAGACGGGACTGGTAACACCGGTCTGTAG
- a CDS encoding roadblock/LC7 domain-containing protein — protein sequence MSAVSSNKTQDLAWLLKGLSQEVPAIRGSVLLSSDGLMKAAHGLDRDSSEYLAALASGLFSMARSACAKFDGGNEVRQVVTELKSSRLFISWAGHNSVIAVLAGGDADPAVVGLEMARLIKAVRPFLDTAIRPPTTGSGGRNR from the coding sequence TTGAGCGCCGTCTCGTCAAACAAGACTCAGGATCTTGCCTGGCTGTTGAAGGGTCTGTCCCAGGAGGTCCCTGCCATTCGTGGCAGTGTGCTGCTGTCCTCCGACGGACTGATGAAAGCCGCCCACGGTCTGGACCGCGACAGCTCGGAATATCTCGCGGCACTCGCCTCCGGGCTTTTTTCCATGGCACGGAGCGCCTGTGCCAAATTCGACGGCGGCAACGAAGTACGCCAGGTCGTGACTGAACTCAAGTCCAGCCGGCTGTTCATCTCGTGGGCCGGCCACAACTCGGTTATCGCGGTGCTGGCGGGGGGAGACGCCGACCCGGCTGTCGTCGGTCTCGAGATGGCTCGGCTGATCAAGGCCGTCCGTCCCTTCCTGGACACGGCGATCCGCCCGCCGACAACCGGTTCTGGTGGCAGGAACCGATGA